A genomic region of Bosea sp. 124 contains the following coding sequences:
- a CDS encoding ABC transporter permease, with product MAATGTDALAGPAEPAFRPRPGVLVLLSRNRAALIGGAIVLTFVLMAVFAPLLPLADPLKSNFLAIRKPPSELYWFGTDELGRDQVSRLFFGAQASLLAGIISVLIALAIGVPFGLLAGWYGGWTDIAISRVTEAMLACPFLILAIAFAAVLGPSLTNAMIAIGLSAVPIFVRLVRAQVMSVKAEDFVEGARAVGARDLRIVVRHILPNILSPIVVQSTLFMAQAIILEAALSFLGLGQQPPSPSWGQMLNVAKNFMDQAPWMSVAPGICIFLAVLGFNLLGDGLRDVLDPKEN from the coding sequence ATGGCCGCGACCGGGACAGACGCCCTCGCCGGGCCGGCCGAGCCGGCCTTCCGCCCGCGCCCCGGCGTGCTGGTGCTGCTTTCCCGCAACCGCGCGGCACTGATCGGCGGCGCAATCGTGCTCACCTTCGTGCTGATGGCGGTGTTCGCGCCGCTGCTGCCGCTGGCGGACCCGTTGAAGTCGAACTTCCTCGCCATCCGCAAGCCACCCTCGGAGCTTTACTGGTTCGGCACGGACGAACTCGGGCGCGACCAGGTCTCGCGTTTGTTCTTCGGGGCGCAGGCCTCGCTGCTGGCAGGCATCATCTCCGTCCTGATCGCGCTCGCCATCGGCGTGCCCTTCGGACTGCTCGCCGGCTGGTATGGCGGCTGGACCGACATCGCGATCTCGCGCGTCACCGAGGCGATGCTGGCCTGCCCCTTCCTGATCCTCGCGATCGCCTTCGCGGCCGTGCTCGGCCCGTCGCTGACCAATGCGATGATCGCGATCGGGCTTTCGGCGGTGCCGATCTTCGTGCGCCTCGTGCGTGCGCAGGTCATGAGCGTCAAGGCCGAGGATTTCGTCGAGGGTGCGCGGGCCGTCGGCGCGCGCGACCTGCGCATCGTCGTCCGTCACATTCTGCCGAACATCCTTTCGCCGATCGTCGTGCAGTCGACCCTGTTCATGGCGCAGGCGATCATTCTGGAGGCGGCCCTGTCCTTCCTCGGACTCGGACAGCAGCCGCCATCGCCGTCCTGGGGCCAGATGCTGAACGTCGCCAAGAACTTCATGGACCAGGCGCCCTGGATGTCGGTCGCGCCCGGCATCTGCATCTTCCTCGCCGTCCTGGGCTTCAACCTGCTCGGCGACGGCCTGCGCGACGTCCTCGATCCAAAAGAAAACTGA
- a CDS encoding gamma-glutamyltransferase family protein yields the protein MFTTRPEILGTFGVCTSTHWLATATGMAMLEKGGNAFDACAAAAFVLQVVEPHLVGPGGEMPAVFYSAETKKVEVICGQGSAPQAATIDAFKALGLDLVPGSGLLAAVVPGAFGGWMTLLRDHGRLPLREVLEPAIGYFENGHPMLPRVSDTIAGLTDLFTKEWPTSGAVYLPGGQVPKAKALFRNQAAADTYKRILSEAEAAGGSRETQIQAAYDAWYKGFVAEAIDAFCRTTEAIDSSGRRHKGLLTADDMARWQPSYETPASVTYHGWEVFKIGPWGQGPVFLQTLKILEGFDIAAMGPDSAAFVHHVAEAMKLAFADREAYYGDPDFVTVPMETLLSEEYARERRKLIGDTASQELRPGVVPGFEEQVARAMAGVRYVGQSGKGDATVGEPTTASMVAAGRRGDTVHIDVIDKWGNMIAATPSGGWFQSSPVIPALGFPLNARAQAFFLEEGLPSSLAPLKRPRTTLTPSLAFENGEPRLVFGTPGGDQQEQWQLGLFLRRVHHGLNLQEAIDLPLFHTQHFPSTFYPREANPGHLAVEESIGDAVLADLVARGHRLERAPAWTIGRLTAAETGADGLLRAAATPRLMQAYAAGR from the coding sequence ATGTTCACGACCCGCCCTGAAATCCTCGGCACCTTCGGTGTCTGCACCTCGACGCACTGGCTCGCCACGGCGACGGGCATGGCCATGCTGGAGAAGGGCGGCAATGCCTTCGACGCCTGCGCGGCCGCGGCCTTCGTGCTGCAGGTCGTCGAGCCTCATCTCGTCGGCCCCGGCGGCGAGATGCCGGCGGTGTTCTATTCAGCCGAAACGAAGAAGGTCGAGGTCATCTGCGGCCAGGGCTCGGCGCCGCAGGCCGCGACGATCGACGCGTTCAAGGCACTCGGGCTGGATCTCGTGCCCGGCTCCGGCCTGCTCGCGGCCGTCGTGCCCGGCGCCTTCGGCGGCTGGATGACGCTGCTGCGCGACCATGGCCGCCTGCCGCTGCGCGAGGTGCTCGAACCTGCGATCGGCTATTTCGAGAACGGACACCCGATGCTGCCGCGCGTCTCGGACACGATCGCCGGGTTGACCGACCTGTTCACCAAGGAATGGCCGACTTCGGGCGCGGTCTACCTGCCGGGCGGGCAGGTGCCGAAGGCGAAGGCGCTGTTCCGGAACCAGGCCGCAGCCGACACCTACAAGCGCATCCTCAGCGAGGCGGAGGCCGCTGGCGGCAGCCGCGAGACGCAGATCCAGGCCGCCTACGACGCCTGGTACAAGGGCTTCGTCGCCGAGGCGATCGATGCATTCTGCCGCACGACCGAGGCCATCGATTCCTCCGGCCGCCGCCACAAGGGCCTGCTCACGGCCGACGACATGGCCCGCTGGCAGCCGAGCTACGAGACGCCGGCAAGCGTGACCTATCATGGCTGGGAGGTCTTCAAGATCGGGCCCTGGGGCCAGGGGCCCGTCTTCCTGCAGACGCTGAAAATCCTCGAAGGTTTCGACATTGCGGCGATGGGCCCCGACAGCGCCGCCTTCGTGCATCATGTCGCGGAGGCGATGAAGCTCGCCTTCGCCGATCGCGAGGCCTATTACGGCGATCCGGATTTCGTGACGGTGCCGATGGAGACGCTGCTCTCCGAGGAGTATGCCCGCGAGCGCCGCAAGCTGATCGGCGATACCGCCTCGCAGGAATTGCGGCCAGGCGTGGTCCCCGGCTTCGAGGAGCAGGTCGCGCGCGCCATGGCCGGCGTGCGCTATGTCGGCCAGTCCGGCAAGGGCGATGCGACGGTCGGAGAGCCGACCACGGCTTCGATGGTCGCAGCCGGACGGCGCGGCGACACCGTGCATATCGACGTCATCGACAAATGGGGCAACATGATCGCCGCCACCCCGTCGGGCGGCTGGTTCCAGTCCTCGCCGGTGATCCCCGCCCTCGGCTTCCCGCTGAATGCCCGCGCACAGGCCTTCTTCCTGGAGGAGGGCCTACCCTCCTCGCTCGCGCCCCTGAAGCGCCCGCGCACGACGCTGACGCCGTCGCTCGCCTTCGAGAACGGCGAGCCGCGCCTCGTCTTCGGCACGCCGGGCGGCGACCAGCAGGAGCAGTGGCAGCTCGGGCTGTTCCTGCGCCGCGTCCATCACGGCCTCAACCTGCAGGAGGCGATCGACCTGCCGCTGTTCCACACCCAGCATTTCCCCTCGACCTTCTATCCGCGCGAGGCGAATCCGGGCCATCTCGCCGTGGAGGAGAGCATAGGGGATGCCGTTCTGGCCGATCTCGTCGCGCGCGGTCACAGGCTCGAACGCGCCCCGGCCTGGACCATCGGACGCCTGACAGCGGCCGAGACCGGCGCGGACGGCCTCTTGCGCGCGGCCGCGACGCCGCGTCTGATGCAGGCCTATGCCGCCGGCCGCTGA
- the otnK gene encoding 3-oxo-tetronate kinase has translation MLLGVIADDMTGATDVALMLNRSGMRTVQVIGAPGKGQELPQADAVVVALKSRTNPVAEAVADSLAACEALLAAGAKQILFKYCSTFDSTPEGNIGPVADALAQRLGAGIAIVCPAFPANGRSIYQGYLFVGAVPLHESSMKDHPLTPMRDSNLMRLMGAQTKAAVGLVDYATVLAGADAVKARFAKLTGEGVRYVVTDALTNADLMVLGEAVSSHVLLTGGSGIAMGLPQNFRKAGLLPEREIAASLKAPAGRAGIISGSCSTATRAQIKAAIEAGYPALKVDPMELVSGGQDAGGLAAWALAQSPDKPFLLYSSDDPKEVAAIQARLGRETAGETVERAFAETAALLAKGGVSRLLVAGGETSGAVVQGLGIGMLEIGPEIDPGVPWTRVADGQEMVIALKSGNFGAPDFFLKAWTLLR, from the coding sequence ATGCTGCTGGGTGTGATCGCTGACGACATGACGGGCGCGACGGATGTCGCGTTGATGCTGAACCGGAGCGGCATGCGCACGGTCCAGGTCATCGGCGCGCCCGGGAAGGGGCAGGAACTGCCGCAGGCCGATGCCGTCGTGGTCGCGCTGAAATCGCGCACCAATCCCGTCGCCGAGGCCGTGGCCGATTCGCTCGCCGCCTGCGAGGCGCTGCTGGCCGCCGGCGCGAAGCAGATCTTGTTCAAATACTGCTCGACCTTCGATTCGACGCCCGAGGGCAATATCGGGCCCGTCGCGGACGCGCTGGCGCAGCGGCTGGGCGCCGGCATCGCCATCGTCTGTCCGGCTTTTCCCGCCAATGGCCGCTCGATCTATCAAGGCTATCTCTTCGTCGGCGCGGTGCCGCTGCATGAGAGCTCGATGAAAGACCACCCGCTGACGCCGATGCGGGATTCGAACCTGATGCGGCTGATGGGCGCGCAGACGAAGGCGGCGGTCGGGCTCGTCGATTACGCCACCGTCCTGGCCGGCGCGGATGCGGTCAAGGCGCGCTTTGCCAAACTCACCGGCGAGGGCGTGCGCTACGTCGTCACCGATGCGCTGACCAATGCCGATCTGATGGTGCTGGGTGAGGCCGTCTCCAGCCATGTGCTGCTGACCGGCGGCTCGGGCATCGCGATGGGCCTGCCGCAGAATTTCCGCAAGGCGGGCCTTCTTCCCGAGCGCGAGATCGCCGCCAGCCTGAAGGCACCGGCGGGACGCGCCGGTATCATCTCCGGTAGTTGCTCGACGGCGACGCGCGCACAGATCAAGGCCGCGATCGAGGCCGGCTATCCGGCGCTCAAGGTCGACCCGATGGAACTGGTCTCCGGCGGGCAGGATGCCGGCGGGCTCGCGGCCTGGGCACTGGCGCAATCCCCGGACAAGCCCTTCCTGCTCTATTCCAGCGATGACCCGAAGGAAGTCGCCGCAATCCAGGCCAGGCTCGGCCGCGAGACGGCGGGTGAGACGGTCGAGCGCGCCTTTGCCGAAACGGCAGCGCTGCTGGCGAAGGGCGGTGTCTCGCGACTGCTCGTTGCAGGCGGCGAGACCTCGGGCGCGGTCGTGCAAGGGCTGGGGATCGGCATGCTCGAGATCGGTCCCGAGATCGATCCCGGCGTGCCCTGGACGCGCGTTGCGGATGGGCAGGAGATGGTGATCGCTCTCAAATCGGGCAATTTCGGCGCGCCCGATTTCTTCCTGAAGGCCTGGACGCTGCTGCGCTGA
- a CDS encoding DUF1028 domain-containing protein: MTWSIVARDAATGAYGVAVSTCAFAVGSRVPYGGGRIGAIATQAFVNPLYGIDGMRLLQEGRSAVEIVATLIAADEGRAHRQLHVIDREGRIAAHTGASCIDWCGALDGPQVSVAGNMLSGPEVIEQTLKAYIAASALDFDERLLVALEAGEKAGGDKRGKQSAAIRIWSGEPVPSFDIRVDDHTDPLAELRRLWRVAHQRYVPFQQASPSRGRPAGVTDRDELDRLCTDYAAAWNARHPEV; this comes from the coding sequence ATGACCTGGTCCATCGTCGCCCGCGACGCCGCCACCGGCGCCTATGGCGTTGCCGTCTCGACCTGCGCCTTCGCCGTCGGCTCGCGCGTGCCCTATGGTGGCGGGCGCATCGGCGCGATCGCGACGCAGGCCTTCGTCAACCCGCTCTACGGCATCGACGGAATGCGGTTGCTCCAAGAGGGGCGCTCGGCCGTCGAGATCGTCGCGACGCTGATCGCGGCCGATGAGGGCCGTGCGCATCGCCAGCTTCATGTCATCGACCGCGAGGGCCGGATCGCCGCCCATACCGGCGCTTCCTGCATCGACTGGTGCGGGGCGCTGGACGGACCGCAGGTCTCCGTCGCCGGAAACATGCTCAGCGGCCCGGAGGTGATCGAGCAGACGCTGAAGGCCTATATCGCGGCCTCGGCGCTCGATTTCGACGAGCGGCTGCTGGTCGCGCTCGAAGCCGGCGAGAAAGCCGGGGGCGACAAGCGCGGCAAGCAATCCGCCGCGATCCGGATCTGGTCCGGCGAGCCGGTGCCGAGCTTCGACATCCGGGTCGACGACCATACCGACCCGCTGGCGGAACTGCGCCGGCTCTGGCGCGTCGCGCATCAGCGCTATGTGCCGTTCCAGCAGGCATCGCCCTCGCGGGGCCGGCCGGCCGGCGTGACCGACCGCGACGAACTGGACCGGCTCTGCACGGACTACGCAGCGGCCTGGAACGCACGCCATCCGGAGGTGTGA
- a CDS encoding MFS transporter, whose protein sequence is MDSEQDFERSEPIASEPSGKPGGSVAALGAIVAGALVLQIAGTLLNTLVPLSLALAKQSPLLIGVVGSAYSVGFLWGCFKLPPLIRRIGHIRAFAVFAALQTMSTISIALLPAEFWVVPRVVMGLAAAGHGICIESWISGQAHPSKRGRIFGLYQILNRVALIGSQLAVGYAAIQMESLLLLAAMAFSTALIPVCLTRARGPDSSEAVSLKLKLLWTQAPAAVIGCLYVGLMGGPLVNVAPAYGILIGLDQRAAILLTASVQIGALLLQWPTGLLADRLDSRIIMLAAAGSVVAALVALGITLYLGSLHLLSLLALFAIVGAGSIPLYTVAVTHAFVRLKDEQPVGLSAGLLFLWGVGSTIGPLAGSAAMQIIGPQGLPIYFAVLSIGLCVFLAIRLVRKPAPGAGEARHEARPISVPGMGSRLTPIK, encoded by the coding sequence GTGGATTCCGAGCAGGACTTCGAAAGAAGCGAACCGATCGCCTCGGAACCATCCGGCAAGCCGGGTGGCTCCGTCGCCGCATTGGGGGCCATCGTCGCCGGCGCTCTGGTACTCCAGATCGCTGGCACGCTTCTCAATACGCTGGTGCCTCTGAGCCTCGCGCTGGCCAAGCAGAGCCCGCTTCTGATCGGCGTGGTCGGCTCCGCCTATTCTGTCGGCTTCCTCTGGGGCTGTTTCAAGCTCCCGCCCCTGATCCGGCGCATCGGCCACATCCGCGCATTTGCCGTTTTTGCGGCCCTGCAGACGATGTCGACGATCTCCATCGCGCTGTTGCCGGCGGAGTTTTGGGTCGTGCCCCGCGTGGTCATGGGCCTGGCTGCGGCGGGGCATGGCATCTGCATCGAAAGCTGGATCAGCGGGCAGGCCCATCCCAGCAAGCGCGGCCGGATTTTCGGTCTCTATCAGATCTTGAACCGCGTGGCCCTGATCGGCTCCCAACTCGCCGTCGGCTATGCGGCGATCCAGATGGAAAGCCTGCTGCTGCTTGCGGCCATGGCGTTCTCGACGGCGCTGATCCCGGTTTGCCTGACCCGGGCGCGCGGGCCGGACTCATCCGAGGCAGTCTCGCTCAAGCTGAAACTGCTTTGGACACAGGCCCCGGCAGCGGTGATCGGCTGCCTCTATGTCGGCCTGATGGGCGGTCCGTTGGTCAATGTCGCGCCGGCCTATGGCATCCTGATCGGGCTCGATCAAAGAGCGGCGATCCTGCTCACGGCTTCCGTCCAGATCGGAGCCCTGCTGCTGCAATGGCCGACGGGCCTCCTGGCCGACCGGCTCGACAGCCGCATCATCATGCTGGCGGCTGCGGGCTCCGTCGTGGCTGCGCTCGTCGCGCTCGGCATCACCCTCTACCTTGGATCGTTGCATTTGCTGTCGCTGCTCGCGCTCTTCGCGATCGTCGGAGCTGGCAGCATTCCGCTCTACACTGTCGCGGTGACCCATGCGTTCGTCCGGCTCAAGGACGAGCAGCCGGTCGGGCTGTCGGCAGGGCTGCTCTTTCTGTGGGGCGTCGGCTCGACGATCGGCCCGCTTGCAGGCTCCGCCGCCATGCAAATCATCGGCCCCCAGGGCTTGCCGATCTATTTCGCTGTCCTGTCGATCGGTCTGTGCGTGTTTCTCGCCATCCGCCTTGTCCGGAAGCCGGCGCCGGGAGCCGGCGAAGCCCGCCATGAGGCGAGGCCGATTTCCGTGCCGGGGATGGGCTCCAGGCTGACGCCGATCAAATAG
- a CDS encoding DUF2345 domain-containing protein, with amino-acid sequence MAADTDALERRIALLEARLGMLTALISATPSGALAITAPGGMSITAGGALAITAGGSLSVTAGSNVAVTAGSRVRLAGSQEIALDSRQCHLSATVALSLSSDQAVAIACSKELTIQVGKTLSVEAADAVSVKSGDANLVLKKDGTVTLKGRDVTLDAAGRLTAKSSRDLVLKGSKISQN; translated from the coding sequence ATGGCAGCCGACACAGACGCGCTGGAACGCCGGATCGCCTTGCTCGAAGCGCGGCTCGGAATGCTGACGGCACTGATCTCCGCCACTCCTTCCGGCGCGCTCGCCATCACGGCACCCGGCGGGATGAGCATCACCGCAGGCGGGGCCCTCGCCATCACCGCGGGCGGCAGTCTCAGCGTGACGGCCGGTAGCAACGTGGCCGTGACCGCCGGCAGCCGGGTCAGGCTGGCAGGCAGCCAGGAAATCGCGCTCGACAGCCGCCAGTGCCATCTCTCGGCGACGGTCGCTCTCAGTCTCTCCAGCGATCAGGCGGTCGCGATCGCATGCTCGAAGGAGCTGACGATCCAGGTCGGCAAGACTCTGTCGGTCGAGGCCGCCGATGCCGTGTCGGTGAAGAGCGGCGATGCCAACCTCGTCCTCAAGAAGGACGGCACCGTCACGCTGAAGGGGCGCGATGTCACGCTCGACGCCGCTGGACGGCTCACAGCGAAATCGAGCCGCGATCTCGTGCTCAAGGGTTCGAAGATCAGCCAGAACTGA
- a CDS encoding D-TA family PLP-dependent enzyme, whose translation MKHETLKAEIARVYGTPAVVIDLDKVEANIARLQAVCDAKGVANRPHIKTHKSPELARLQIEAGARGITCQKLGEAEVMADGGIDDILISYNILGEQKLGRLGHLQRRVRMIVAADNPVTIAGLPQAAEIAGRDLEVVVECDTGRQRAGVETPGEAVELAKLIAGSKGLRFAGFLMYPPEDGWERTQAFLDTANAGLRDAGLEAGIVSTGGSPNIPNIGKLKGATEHRAGTSIFNDRMQVAAGVATLDDCALTVYATVVSRAGPERGILDSGSKTLTSDSGGLDGHGYILEYPAAKIAKFAEEHGFLDLSASNGRPKVGEVVRVVPNHVCVVVNMVDRLVTVRGDKLVGELPVAARGKLV comes from the coding sequence ATGAAGCATGAAACATTGAAGGCGGAGATCGCCCGCGTCTACGGCACGCCGGCCGTGGTGATCGATCTCGACAAGGTCGAGGCCAATATCGCGCGGCTTCAGGCCGTCTGCGACGCCAAGGGCGTCGCCAACCGCCCGCATATCAAGACGCACAAGTCGCCCGAGCTCGCCCGCCTCCAGATCGAGGCCGGCGCGCGCGGCATCACTTGCCAGAAGCTCGGCGAAGCCGAGGTGATGGCCGATGGCGGCATCGACGATATCCTGATCAGCTACAACATCCTGGGCGAGCAGAAGCTCGGCCGGCTCGGCCATCTCCAGCGCCGGGTCCGGATGATCGTCGCTGCCGACAACCCCGTCACCATAGCCGGCCTGCCGCAGGCGGCCGAGATCGCCGGGCGCGATCTCGAGGTCGTGGTCGAATGCGACACCGGCCGCCAGCGCGCCGGCGTCGAGACGCCGGGCGAGGCGGTCGAGCTCGCGAAGCTGATCGCGGGCTCGAAGGGGCTGCGTTTCGCGGGCTTCCTGATGTATCCGCCGGAAGACGGCTGGGAGCGCACGCAGGCCTTCCTCGACACCGCCAATGCCGGCTTGCGCGACGCCGGCCTGGAGGCCGGCATCGTCTCGACCGGCGGCTCGCCGAACATCCCCAATATCGGCAAGCTGAAAGGCGCGACCGAGCACCGCGCCGGCACCTCGATCTTCAACGACCGCATGCAGGTCGCGGCCGGGGTGGCGACGCTCGACGACTGCGCGCTCACCGTCTACGCCACGGTCGTAAGCCGGGCAGGGCCCGAGCGCGGCATCCTCGATTCCGGCTCCAAGACGCTGACGAGCGATTCGGGCGGTCTCGACGGCCATGGCTACATCCTCGAATATCCGGCGGCGAAGATCGCGAAATTCGCCGAGGAGCATGGCTTTCTCGATCTCTCGGCCAGCAATGGCCGGCCCAAGGTCGGCGAGGTCGTGCGCGTGGTGCCAAACCATGTCTGCGTTGTCGTCAACATGGTCGACCGGCTGGTGACCGTGCGCGGCGACAAGCTGGTCGGTGAACTGCCGGTCGCGGCGCGCGGCAAGCTCGTCTGA
- a CDS encoding ABC transporter substrate-binding protein, which translates to MKLLTVLASATVLTLAALPALAQAPSTLRIGLQEDPDMLDPHKARTFVGRIVFKGLCDKLLDITPDLKLVPRLATEWSFSPDGLTLTMKLRTDAKFHDGDAFNAEAAKANIERARTLPDSLRKSELASVDSVETPDASTIVLKLKRPDATLLAQLTDRAGMMLAPKSLAGDVAAKPVCSGPYKFVERVQNDRIVLERFKEHWEAANYHFDRILYRSIPDTTVRLANLRSGELDMLERLAPTDVKSAQADKALKVASIANLGYQGITINTANGDAAKQPMGMDKRVRQALSLSIDRKVLSQVVFEGLYEPMIQPFNPGNPYVSADFPVPARDVAKAKALLKEAGLAKVSVELFVTNNPVDAQLGQVIQAMAAEAGIDVQIRSTEFASQLRDQQQGKFQMSRIGWSGRIDPDGNLHQFVTSKGNQNDGKYSNPEVDKLLDEARTVYDVAERKKRYDAAQKFLQDELPIVYLYNQTVFFALRSNITGFVINPDGMIRLSGLKRS; encoded by the coding sequence ATGAAGCTGCTCACCGTCCTGGCCTCGGCCACCGTCCTGACACTGGCCGCGCTGCCCGCCCTCGCGCAGGCGCCCTCGACGCTGCGGATCGGCCTGCAGGAAGATCCCGACATGCTCGATCCGCACAAGGCCCGCACCTTCGTCGGCCGCATCGTCTTCAAGGGCCTCTGCGACAAGCTGCTCGACATCACGCCCGACCTGAAGCTTGTGCCGCGGCTGGCGACCGAATGGTCGTTTTCGCCTGATGGCCTGACGCTGACGATGAAGCTGCGCACCGACGCCAAGTTCCACGATGGCGACGCCTTCAACGCCGAGGCCGCCAAGGCCAATATCGAGCGCGCCCGCACCCTGCCCGACTCGCTACGCAAATCGGAGCTTGCCTCGGTCGACAGCGTCGAGACGCCCGACGCCTCGACGATCGTGCTGAAACTCAAGCGCCCCGATGCCACGCTGCTCGCGCAGCTCACCGACCGCGCCGGCATGATGCTGGCGCCCAAGAGCCTCGCAGGCGACGTCGCCGCCAAGCCGGTCTGTTCGGGCCCCTATAAATTCGTCGAGCGCGTGCAGAACGACCGCATCGTGCTGGAGCGCTTCAAGGAACACTGGGAAGCGGCAAACTATCATTTCGACCGCATTCTCTACCGCTCGATCCCCGACACCACCGTGCGGCTGGCCAACCTGCGCTCGGGCGAGCTCGACATGCTGGAGCGGCTGGCCCCGACCGATGTGAAGTCGGCGCAGGCCGACAAGGCCCTCAAGGTCGCGAGCATCGCCAATCTCGGCTACCAGGGCATCACCATCAACACCGCCAATGGCGATGCCGCCAAGCAGCCGATGGGCATGGACAAGCGCGTGCGCCAGGCGCTCTCGCTCTCGATCGACCGGAAGGTTCTGAGCCAGGTCGTGTTCGAGGGACTCTATGAGCCGATGATCCAGCCATTCAACCCCGGCAACCCTTATGTCAGCGCCGATTTCCCGGTGCCGGCGCGCGACGTCGCCAAGGCCAAGGCGCTGCTCAAGGAAGCCGGCCTCGCCAAGGTCTCGGTCGAGCTCTTCGTCACGAACAACCCGGTCGACGCCCAGCTGGGGCAGGTCATCCAGGCGATGGCGGCGGAGGCCGGCATCGATGTCCAGATCCGCTCGACCGAGTTCGCCAGCCAGTTGCGCGACCAGCAGCAGGGCAAGTTCCAGATGAGCCGCATCGGCTGGTCTGGCCGCATCGATCCGGACGGCAACCTGCACCAGTTCGTCACCTCGAAGGGCAACCAGAACGACGGCAAGTACTCGAACCCCGAGGTCGACAAGCTGCTCGACGAGGCCCGCACGGTCTATGACGTCGCCGAGCGCAAGAAGCGCTACGACGCCGCGCAGAAATTCCTCCAGGACGAGCTGCCGATCGTCTATCTCTACAACCAGACGGTGTTCTTCGCGCTGCGTTCCAACATCACCGGCTTCGTGATCAACCCGGACGGCATGATCCGTCTGTCCGGGCTGAAGCGGTCTTGA
- a CDS encoding ABC transporter permease: MLALIGRRAIIALPTLFLVSLFVFALQRALPGDPFLVIAGEERDPEVIARLREIYRMDDPVVVQFFAWLGQIVQGDFGRSLRTGEPVLGLILQKLPVTLQLAIASIIVAIGIGIPAGILAARRKDTVVDYSASALALSGLSIPNFWLGIMLILVVSVELRWLPASGYEPFFSDPKGAIERLIMPAFVLGSGLAAFLMRHTRSAMLEVLRSDYVRTARAKGLDEDAVVNRHALRNALVPIITLTTILFGELLAGAVLTEQVFTIPGFGKLIVDAVFNRDYGVVQGVVLCTAIGFILMNLLADVLYILVNPRLRTQ, translated from the coding sequence ATGCTCGCCCTGATCGGCCGCCGGGCCATCATTGCGCTGCCGACGCTGTTTCTGGTGTCGCTGTTCGTGTTCGCCCTGCAGCGCGCGCTGCCGGGCGATCCGTTCCTCGTCATCGCCGGCGAGGAGCGCGATCCCGAGGTGATCGCAAGGCTGCGCGAAATCTACCGGATGGACGACCCCGTGGTCGTCCAGTTCTTCGCCTGGCTCGGACAGATCGTGCAGGGCGATTTCGGACGCTCGCTGCGCACCGGCGAGCCTGTGCTCGGGCTGATCCTGCAAAAGCTGCCGGTGACGCTGCAGCTCGCCATCGCCTCGATCATCGTCGCCATCGGTATCGGCATCCCGGCCGGCATCCTCGCGGCCCGGCGCAAGGACACTGTCGTCGACTATTCCGCGAGCGCGCTGGCGCTGTCGGGGCTTTCGATCCCGAATTTCTGGCTCGGCATCATGCTGATCCTGGTCGTTTCGGTGGAACTGCGCTGGCTGCCGGCCTCCGGCTACGAGCCGTTCTTCAGCGATCCGAAGGGGGCTATCGAGCGGCTGATCATGCCGGCCTTCGTGCTGGGCAGCGGGCTCGCCGCATTCCTGATGCGCCACACCCGCTCGGCCATGCTGGAGGTGCTGCGCTCGGACTATGTCCGCACCGCACGCGCCAAGGGGCTCGACGAGGATGCCGTGGTGAACCGGCACGCGCTGCGCAACGCACTGGTGCCGATCATCACGCTGACGACGATCCTGTTCGGCGAATTGCTGGCGGGCGCCGTGCTGACCGAGCAGGTCTTCACGATTCCCGGCTTCGGCAAGCTGATCGTCGATGCGGTCTTCAACCGCGACTACGGCGTGGTGCAGGGCGTCGTGCTGTGCACCGCGATCGGTTTCATCCTGATGAACCTGCTGGCGGACGTGCTCTACATCCTGGTCAATCCGCGGCTGAGGACGCAGTAA
- a CDS encoding RidA family protein — protein sequence MSAEQKLKDLGLSLPAVAAPMANYVRFKKAGDLVFLSGQGPRNPDGSIPAGKIGKEFTTEQGYEFARTTGLGLLAAMKEAAGSLDKVEVLKLLGMVNGVPEYGDQPKVINGCSDLLVAVLGENGRHARSAVGMGSLPGNMPVEIEAIIKVLP from the coding sequence ATGAGCGCCGAACAGAAACTCAAGGATCTGGGACTGAGCCTGCCCGCCGTCGCGGCGCCGATGGCGAACTATGTCCGCTTCAAGAAGGCTGGCGATCTGGTCTTCCTCTCGGGGCAGGGGCCGCGCAATCCCGACGGCTCGATCCCGGCCGGCAAGATCGGCAAGGAGTTCACCACCGAGCAGGGCTACGAATTCGCCAGGACCACCGGGCTCGGCCTGCTGGCGGCGATGAAGGAGGCAGCCGGCTCGCTCGACAAGGTCGAGGTGCTGAAGCTGCTCGGCATGGTCAATGGCGTGCCCGAATATGGCGACCAGCCCAAGGTCATCAATGGCTGCTCGGACCTGCTCGTCGCGGTGCTCGGCGAGAACGGCCGCCATGCCCGCTCGGCGGTCGGCATGGGCTCGCTGCCGGGCAATATGCCGGTCGAGATCGAAGCGATCATCAAGGTGCTGCCGTGA